GTCATTACATGACTGTGCAGAATGAGGGATTCTCTTCGCTGAAGTAGTCGACCCGATTCCCGTAGTAATTACCCCTGTTGCCTTCGCGAGCCATGTAGTAACCCGGCATCCCATGGCACTGATTGCACGGGCAAGACATGTGCCCGCCGGCGTACACCTGATGTTGCTGGTATGGATCGTAATAAGCCTGGAGAGGGTACACGGGTGGGAAGATGGAAGGGTAACCCGCCACAGGCACTGGCATGGACTCCTTTGCCACCTTCTTCTCAGGCTCTTTGATCTCTTTGGGCTTATCCCCgccttccttcttcttttcggGCTGCTTAGCTGCAGTTTTATCGGACTCCTTCTTCTTTGGATCGGCCTCCTTGCCCTTCTGCTCGTCCTTCTTTTTTTCGCCGGAACCGTCCTTGGCTTTGTCGCCgccttctttcttcttatcCCGGGATATCATCTCGATCTTCTCGACCGACTTTCCTCCCTTGGAGCAGATCTTCTTCAGAATTCTCTCGGGGCAGCAGCTCACCACCGTGATCGTCACCAAGTTCTGCTTCTCATCGTAGACTTGGTCTCGTATTTCTCTTGTCCACAAAATTCAACACCAAGCAACAACTCAGtttctctcccttttttttttttttttggatcttCAGTCACCTAATTCTCGATCCAACTCTACGATGTAcatgatgtatatatatggaggTGTACGTACATAAATATCAACATCAATGGAGACTCACCGGGAAAACTGCAGAGCACCTTCCTGATTTTCCGGTAGCAACGGTCACATTGAAGGTCGACCTTGATCACCATTATTGTCACCTACACATGAACATACAAAGTCCAGTACTTTCTCTTCACATTTACCATAAAAAAAGATCTTatagaagagaagaaagatcAAAAGGGTATACAAGTCCATGAGCTTGCAACACAGTGAGTTCACATACCTTCTCTGCCATGGCTGTGGGAGATGAGACCCGATCCGGGAGTCGAATGAACCGAACAAACTTCGAACAAgatgaggaggagaaggaggaggagttCTTCTGCTTGCTTGCAATGGGAAATGGAGAAGAAGTGGATCGACACAAATACAAGCGCAGACAGCAAAAAAGTGCAGGGCGGCCTCTAGAATTAGAACAACCACACACTACTAAAGTCCAAGTTCCAATCAAGAGGGGAGAAGTGTAAATAGCATAAAACCACCGACGCGGGTGGTCAGAGTTAAGGCCACAGTCGAACGAGAAATAATCTCAATCAATAGAGTACATCCTGtgattttatcaaaataaaataaagcagCATTAATTGGAGTTTTCATGACAAGTCATCATGAGATCAACATGATCATCATGATCTTTAATAATAATCTAATTAACGAGATTATAataatctaattaattaactgaGGTTGTTTGGTTTAGTCCTTGTGGGGCCCGAGCCCACCTTCCATATTTTATAAGCCAAGTCTAGTCTGTACAAGAGCTTTGGTTAGGTGCAATTATTGGCAATGCTGGCACCACTTTTTGGTGCTATACCCATACATCTCTAAGCAATGTGAACGAACGGGTTACTCAATCCCGGGACGAAGCTTCCGTGATTAAACTGGTCGGGCGCGTCTCGTCTCTTATGTgtagtactttttttttcccaccgACAATAAAATACATAGACAAGTTCCGGAAATCACGAGATATTATCAACACTTCGAGTATAAGATGGGGAATTGTGCAAACTGAAAAGCATAGTCAGCTTAATTTGGGTGAGCCAACTTGCAATTCATACCTATCAACAACATTGACCCTATATGTGGTAGAGATTGAATTTGTACACAGTCATATCTTTTGTGCCCgataatttctctttttcttcttgtac
The sequence above is drawn from the Punica granatum isolate Tunisia-2019 chromosome 5, ASM765513v2, whole genome shotgun sequence genome and encodes:
- the LOC116207457 gene encoding heavy metal-associated isoprenylated plant protein 39-like, which codes for MAEKVTIMVIKVDLQCDRCYRKIRKVLCSFPEIRDQVYDEKQNLVTITVVSCCPERILKKICSKGGKSVEKIEMISRDKKKEGGDKAKDGSGEKKKDEQKGKEADPKKKESDKTAAKQPEKKKEGGDKPKEIKEPEKKVAKESMPVPVAGYPSIFPPVYPLQAYYDPYQQHQVYAGGHMSCPCNQCHGMPGYYMAREGNRGNYYGNRVDYFSEENPSFCTVM